A portion of the Carya illinoinensis cultivar Pawnee chromosome 11, C.illinoinensisPawnee_v1, whole genome shotgun sequence genome contains these proteins:
- the LOC122281260 gene encoding auxin-responsive protein SAUR71-like: MDVVKSKWKKNPTIRKAWERCRSVGTGRKTNFNSLTKSKSWKYRFEEDNMNISKKTCQVAPEGCFSVYVGPQRQRFVVKTKFANHPLFVMLLEEAELEYGYNSEGPILLPCEVDTFNQVVAEIDGEQQRGITNHGCSFAIG, encoded by the coding sequence ATGGATGTTGTAAAGAGTAAGTGGAAGAAAAATCCGACAATTCGCAAGGCTTGGGAGCGATGCCGATCAGTAGGAACTGGCAGAAAGACAAATTTCAACTCATTGACAAAGAGCAAATCATGGAAGTACCGTTTCGAGGAGGACAACATGAACATCAGCAAAAAGACATGTCAAGTAGCTCCGGAAGGTTGTTTCTCAGTCTACGTTGGACCTCAGAGACAAAGATTCGTGGTGAAGACGAAGTTTGCTAATCATCCATTGTTCGTGATGCTACTAGAGGAGGCTGAATTGGAATACGGGTACAATAGCGAAGGCCCTATCTTGCTCCCTTGTGAGGTTGATACATTCAACCAAGTGGTGGCAGAGATCGATGGAGAGCAGCAGCGAGGTATTACTAACCATGGCTGCAGCTTTGCTATAGGTTAA